The Pseudoxanthomonas sp. SL93 genome segment GCGTCTTCAGTTCGGCCAGGGTGAAGTCTTCGGTGAACCAGCCGTCGAATGCCTCGCCATCGATCACCTGCCGGCGCTTGCGTGCGGCGAACTCGGGCCGCTGCGCGACATCGGTGGTTCCGCTGATCTCGTTCTCGTGCCGTGCGACCAGGACGCCATCGCGCGTGGCCACCAGATCGGGCTCGATGTAGTCCGCACCGTCCTCCATCGCACGCGCATACGCCGCCAGCGTGTGCTCCGGCAGCTGCGCGCTGGCGCCACGGTGTGCGATCACGAGCACATCGGCCCACTCTTCGCCGGCGTGGACGGATGCGGCCGGCATCAGGGCCAGCAGGAAGGGGAGCAATCGACGGAACGGCATAGGCAATCCTTCATGCATGCAAGCATGCCATGCGAAGCACGGGAGCCGGACAGCACAAAGCCCGACCTTCGCCGGGCTTCGGTGCAACGCGGGAGGAGAGAGGCCCCGTTGCAGCGCGTATTCTGCGCGCCGACTGTTACAGGCGGGCGACAGCGGCGCCCCGTGGACCGCTGCAGTGGTTCATGCCGCACTTCGCTGCCGCACCGCCAGTTGACAACATTACATGTAATACATATCGTTATTTCATGACAGACACCCGCCCTGCCATAAAGGCATCCACGCTGCACGTTCGCAACTACCGCGAGCGCATGCGTGAGCAGGGACTGGTCAAGAAGGACGTGTGGATCCGGCCCGAGTATGCCGAGGAACTGGCGGCCATCGAGAAGGCCATGCGGGAATCGGCTCGGGATGCGGGCATCCCTTACCTGCCCACGCAATCCACGGAGGCGGGCTGGACGCTGGCCGCCATCCGGCACGCCCTGCAGCAGGCCAGCACGGTGCGGGACGGCCTGATCAGCCTGGAGACCATCGAAGGCGCGGAACCCAGCCTCCATCTGGTGATGCACGAATACGGGGACCTGTCGGTGTTCCTTGCTGTGGGTGGCGAGCAGATCCTGGTCGAAGCGTACCTGTGGCCGGTGGATGACGTGGCCGACCCGGCCGCCTTCAATGCGCATGTGCTGAGCACGCACGTGCTGCTGCCGCTGTCGACCATCGGCATGCAGCGCATCGGCGGCGTCCCTGGCTACACGATGTTCGGCGCGCTGGACACGCATTCCAGCCTGGCTAACGTCATGTTCGAGATCGAGACGCTGGCCGAGAATGTCATCAGCGCTACCGAAGCCTACCGCCCGTTCCTGCGCACGGCGACGCGGAGGAAGGCCTGATGCCCGACACGCTGAAGACACTGTTCAAGCGCATCCAGGAGGGCATGGAAGGGTTGGCTGGCTCCGTGATGGGCGACCGCGCAGAGCGCCTACTCGACGAAGAGATCCGCACCATCGATGATGCCCTGCATGCCACGCGCGGCGAGCACGCGGCGGCGAAGGCACGTCGTGTCGCCAGCGAACAGCACCAGGCGAATCTGGTCGCACGCATTGGCGAGGTCGAGGCCAAGGTGGAGACCGCGCTGCGCCAGGGTCGCGCGACACAGGCGCGCAAGGCAGCGGACGAGGTCGTCCATCTCCAGGCCGAGCGCAGCCAGCGCGTGGCGGAGGGACAGGAACTCGCCATGCAGGAACGCCAGTTCGCCCACGTCGTGGAACAACTCGAAGGCCGCCTGCGCCGCCTCAAGCACCAGTTGGACATCCTGCGTGCGTCGAACAGCCTGCAGCGGGCTCAGGCAACGGTGGCGCGTCGACAGCCCGGCGACGCGTTGTATCCGGAGCCGGCATTCGCTTCTGCTGCGCGGATGAAACAGCGCCGCGGACCATCGACAGGGGGGACCGCCGCCGTCCGGGAGAAGGGCAAGAAGACCACCGCGGATCCCGCAGAGGCTGTGCTGGACCGTGCCCGCAAACGCATCACATCGTCCGCGCGTAAGCGCTGAAGGGGAGTTGCTTGAACGAGTTCCTCACCATCATCCTGAGCTTCCCGACCGTCGTGTACGGCGTGCTGCTCGCCCTCTGCGTCATCTATTGGCTGCTGGCCGCGACTGGCCTGTTCGAGCTCGATACCGTGGACGGATGGCTGGGCAGCGACGGCGACACCATCCAACCGTCATCCGTCGCCGGCATGCTCGCCAAGATTGGCCTGTCCGGCGTTCCGCTGACGCTGGTGCTGACGACACTCGCGCTGTTCGGGTGGATTGTCTGCTTCCTCGCCCAGCGCTACCTCATCCCGCTGGTTCCGGGCGCCTTGCGAGGATTTGCCGGCCTTGCGGTCGCGGTCGCAGCGCTGGTGCCAGGAATACTGGCGACATCGGCGACGTTGAGGCCGCTTGCGATGCTGATCGCGCGGCTGCGACCGCCCATTCCGCCTTCCGTGCTGGGTCGCACCGGCCAGGTCGTTTCGCCCTCGGTCGACGAACGAAGCGGGCGCGCCCACTTCGATGATGGTGGTGCCGGCCTGATCCTGCAGGTCCGCGCCCCGCCAGGGCAGCAATTCCACCGCGGTGACCCGGTCGTCCTGATCGAGCACCTGGAAACCGCCAACGCCTTCCGGGTCATGTCCAAGACCGAATTCGACCAGCAGTAAGCATCCGCCACATCCTCAAGGAGTTTCGCCATGGATACCACCAACCTGATCTTCGTCCTCACCATCCTCGGCGTTGCGGTGGTGCTGCTGTTCGGCTTCATCGGCATCTTCAAGGCCTTCTACAAGAAGGTCGAACAGGGCACGGCCCTGATCGTCAACGACATGAGCGCGCAGCCGAAGGTGCACTTCACCGGCGCGCTGATCATCCCTGTGCTGTACAAGGCCGAGCTGATGAAGATCAGCCTGATCACCCTGCAGGTGGATCGCCGCGGCAAGGAAGGCCTGGTCTGCAAGGACAACATGCGCGCCGATATCGCGGTGGCGTTCTACCTGCGCGTCAACGAGACTCCTGCCGACGTGTTGCGCGTGGCCAAGGCAATCGGTGCCGACCGCGCGTCCGACAAGCACGCCGTGGACGAGCTGTTCAACGCCAAGTTCTCCGAGGCGCTCAAGACCGTCGGCAAGAAGTTCGACTTCACCGAACTTTTCGACAAGCGCCAGGAGTTCCGCGACGAGATCGTCGCCGTGATTGGCCAGGACCTCAACGGCTACGTGCTGGAAGACGTCGCCATCGACTACCTGGAGCAGACGCCGAAGCACCTGCTCGACCCCAGCAACATCCTCGACGCCGAAGGCATCCGCAAGATCACCGAGCTGACCGCGCGCCAGAACGTGCAGACCAACGAACTGGAACAGAACGAAAAGCTGGCGATCACCAAGAAGAACACCGAAGCCCGCGAGGCACTGCTCGCGCTCGAACGCCAACAGGCCGAAGCCGAGGCGCGCCAGCAGCGTGAAGTGGAGACTGTGCGCGCCCGCGAGGCCGCCGAGACCGCCAAGGTGATCGAGGAGCAGCGCCAGGTGTCCGAGCGCGCGCGCCTGGAGACCGAGGAGCAGATCAAGATTCGCGAGCAGGAGCAGCTGCGCCAGGTCGAGGTGGCCGAGCAAAACCGCCGCCGCGCCGTCGCCATCGAACTCGAGCGCGTGGCACGCGCCGAGCAGCTCGAGCGCGTCAACACCAACAAGGAAGTACAGCTGCAGGAAGTCGACCGCGACAAGGTGGTCGAACAGGGTCGCATGGAAGTGGCGAACGTCGTCCGCGAGCGCACGCAGATCGAACAGACAGTCGCCGTGGCCGAAGAGAAGATCAAGGAAACCCGCGAGGTCGCCGAAGCCGA includes the following:
- a CDS encoding DUF2170 family protein gives rise to the protein MTDTRPAIKASTLHVRNYRERMREQGLVKKDVWIRPEYAEELAAIEKAMRESARDAGIPYLPTQSTEAGWTLAAIRHALQQASTVRDGLISLETIEGAEPSLHLVMHEYGDLSVFLAVGGEQILVEAYLWPVDDVADPAAFNAHVLSTHVLLPLSTIGMQRIGGVPGYTMFGALDTHSSLANVMFEIETLAENVISATEAYRPFLRTATRRKA
- a CDS encoding PspA/IM30 family protein, with the translated sequence MPDTLKTLFKRIQEGMEGLAGSVMGDRAERLLDEEIRTIDDALHATRGEHAAAKARRVASEQHQANLVARIGEVEAKVETALRQGRATQARKAADEVVHLQAERSQRVAEGQELAMQERQFAHVVEQLEGRLRRLKHQLDILRASNSLQRAQATVARRQPGDALYPEPAFASAARMKQRRGPSTGGTAAVREKGKKTTADPAEAVLDRARKRITSSARKR